The DNA window CCCAAAACTTTTTTAGTACTGCATTCTTTTTAAtcatcttcttttttattttcatggtTACTTTAGACATAATAAAGTCGTGTGGCTTGACAATAATAACATCTTACTGGTGTAGTTGGTTATCATGCTAGTGGTCCCCAATTCAAATATAGACTCAaacaattttatttgaatttataaataattcctCATCACtttttagtttagtttagttttttttaccGAATTTCCAAAACACATTTTTCTCTTACAATAAGTTTTAAAATTCTTTTACCATAACAAAAAATCAAGTAAATGTtaactatatatttttaatttttttatttaatacacaAATTCTTTCAAGCAACATTATTTTTGcatattaaaatatttacaaattattattattgaaaaaagattaaaattatcattaaactaatatatatcaatagatacaattttttaaattttcaaaaattaaataattcaataacacatttgtatattttatattttaattaaaaagtattCTAACTAAAAcatttacaaaataaattaatttcaaaatttaattttcttacatttcataaaaataatcattttttataatgtcattaaaatattctaattaaaatatttactaaataaattaatttaataatttaatttcttttatttcataaaaaatattcattCTTTTTTGACAATGCTAATTCTTTATGATATCATAAAAGATAGGAGAAAATTTATATACAATTCTTTAGgggttatttttactatttttcaataaaaatataacaagtgtataattttctcatatttttatttCTCAAACGATATTTAATTTAAGtacatttgtcatatttttataacatttaATGTAAGcacatttgtcatatttttattggaaaactagtaacaaacccatgcatacgcacgggttctgctcggttacgcgaatttgaatacatatattattttaaataaaaattttaaaaaagaaaaaaaattagataaataattgattatttcatatataaaaatatttagatcaataataaattttttaccgtataccatttttggattaaaaatatttaatcataaataccatttcttgtatataaaaatatttaatcataaataccatttcttgtatataaaaatatttaatcataaataccatttcttgtatataaatatatttagatcaataatagatttttttccgtatacaagtatcatttacaaaaatatttggatcaatagtaaatttcgtatataaaaatatttagatcaataataaattttttctcatataccatttttgaataaaaaatatttgggtcataaataccatttttcgtaaataatatattttttcgtatacaaatattttttttgtttaggtatcatttaccaaaatatttggatcaatattaaactttcgtatattaatatatttagatCCATAATATATTTTtccccgtatatcatttttggatcaaaattatttgatcataaataccatttctcgtatataaaaatatttaggtcaatcatagattttttcccgtataaagacttcatttttgtttaggtaccatttacaaaaatatttggatccatagtaaatttcgtatataaaaatatttacatcaatagtagttttttttcccgtataccatttttgaataaaaaatatttggatcataaataacatttttcgaaaataataatacaaatattatttttatttatgtatcatttacaaaaatatttggattaatattaaattttcgtatataaaaatatttggatcaatagtagattttttcccataaaccatttttggataaaaatatttgatcataaatatcatttctcgtatataaaaatatttagattgataattgatttttcttgtatacagacctcatttttttttaggtatcatttacaaaaatatttggatcaatagtaaatttcgtatataaaaatatttagatcaatagtagattattttcccgtatacgattttggaataaaaatatttggatcataaataccatttttcgtaaataatagatttttttcatatacaaatattatttttttttttttggaaagagaTATTTTATTTCTATTAACACATCAAAACAAATACAAGGAGCAGCTATCTATACCAGCTCAAACCTATTAAAGTAGCAGATGGGTCGTATACTCTCTAATTTTCCTATAGGCCCAACTCCTGTAAACTATAGCATCTATAATGGTATGTACATAATCAATACTATTAGACTGGTTAAAAATAACATTGTTCCTCCTAATCCATAGCACATACAAAGTTTCAGTGAAAGCCATTTTAAGAAGCTTTGCTTTGCTACCCTTCCTTGCTATCTCTTGCATTATCCACTGTAATTCTCCTTGCCATGGCAGCGGCTGATGATCATACTGCAGCCATTGCAGAACTTGCTTCCAGATTTCAGAGTTAGATGGGCATTCAAAATATAGATGAGATCGACTTTCTTCATTATTCCTGCAAAGATCACAGTTTGCTTCAGTTAGAAGATTGAATCTAACCATTCTATCTTTAGTAGCTTGTTTCCCATGGCAGATCATCCAAGCaataaaatacaaatattatttttctttaggtgtcatttacgaaaaaatatttggatcaatatcaaattttcgtatataaaaatatttagatcaataataaattttttggcctattccatttttgaataaaaaatatttggatcataaataacatttttcgtataaaaaaatatttagttcaataataattttttcccctatacaaacttcatttttgtttaggtatcatttacaaaaatatttggatcaatagtaaattttgtatataaaaatatttagatcaatagtagatatTTTCCCGTATATTATTTTTGCATAAAAAATactttgatcataaataccattttttgcaaataatatattttttccgtatacaaatattatttttatttaggtatcatttacaataatatttggatcaatattaaattttgtatataaaaatatttagatcaataatagattttttgaataaatttgtcCCGTATATCACTTTTGATTAAAAACATgtcgatcataaataccatttttcgtatatatatatatatatatatatatatatatatatatatatatatatatatatatatatatatatatatatatatatatatatatatatatatatatatatatatatatcaataataaattattttttttgtggaagaaaaaagtgagaaagtgattTGTCCCGTATATCaataatatttggatcaatattaaattttcgtatataaaaatatttagatcaataatagttttttaaataaatttgtacCGTATATcacttttgattaaaaaatatgtcgattataaataccatttttcgtatatatatatatatatatatatatatatatatatatatatatatatatatatatatatatatatatataataaattatttttttgtggaagaaagaagtgagaaagtgatgaaaaagaaaaaaaatagagaatggagagagatttgataagtttgataaaatataagagttgtattattttaataataaaattaagaattttatggtgtaaaaataaaaaaaaccacaattttaatgtggtgacaaaaaattaaataagagcatttttgacttttccacaaccattaattttcttatgtgattttcatgaaaaaatattatcttaataaaagtcaaataaaaaaataatagtcaaataaaatttctttaaaaaatcaatatataatatttgaataatcCTTTTTTTCAGGTgttttatatttatcttttatataaaaaataaaaatggagaaaaaaatgAGAGTAATTGAAACAGTGAAATGTGACCCATAACTGGTTGCATCCATGGTGTAGAGTAGAGTAGAATAGAATCGCTTTTTTCCCTCTCAAACTCAAAAATTTGAATGCTCCATTTTCAAAACCCAACCCAACGGCTCCATGAACGATTCTAACAGAAACGCAACCGTTTCCTTCCCTCCATTCTTCGTCAACCGCCGCCGCCTCTCAACCTCACGGGTTTTCTCCGAGCGGAGCCGTCCGGTCTCATGGGAGAAGCCAATGGCTTGGATTTCCCTTCAGGGACGGCTCGTCAACGCCGATAAAGCTAGCTCCGCTCGAACCATCGGTGGCGGCCTAACTGATGAATTAGCATTCGCTTGGAATCTCTTCCCTCCCATTCATCGGTTTCTCATTGTCGCTGTTATTGGTGCTGCTGCTTCCCTTTCTCGGTCGAAGAAAAATCGAGAGATATTCAACCTTAAGAAGTCCATTGAACTTAGGGTAGGGTTATGGTTCCCTTGAATTTATGCCTTTTTACTTTTTCGTTTGTTAATTTGAACTTAGGGTTAACTGTTTTGTAGTAATACTGTTTTATTTTGTCACTATTTTCCAGGACCAGGTGTTATCCAGCATGCAGCAGAAGCTTGATGATCTATGCGAGCAGCTTAACAGTTCTAAAGAGGATACAGTTGTTGCTATCGACAAGTTATCGATTAAGGATGGAGAGTTGGAATTGGAAGAAGCGTTTGGCTCTAAGAGAATTAAGTTTGTTGACTGTGGTTGTTGGCATTGTGAAGAACAttcttccttatataatgaattGACGGTAATAAACTCTTACTCCTACTAATTTTATTGTTAAATTGCGGTTATAGTGTAGTTGAATTTGTACATATTAGTAATGTCCTGCACTATGCTATTTAGAGCTAAGTATTGTCAAATAGTGGCTATAGTAGCACTTTAGCATTGTTGTGAAGTGAAATTTGAAGAAACTGCTATTTTACAAAATCCATAAGTGACAATACTAGAACAAcctagttttgaatttgattactCATTGACTTTGTTAGCAGGATGCCATTAGTAGAAAAGCTTCAAGTGGAAATGAGGTGCTTCAATATAAGTCACCCTTCTCTAATGaagaacaagaggagagaagaaTGTCTGACTGGTCAGATTTGGCTTCGAGTGTCACATATGCTGCTGATATCCAGGTATAAGTTTCTTAGGGTCATCTTTGTTAGGTTATTATGTGAGAAATGGGACTGACATTTTATCAGCTTGGATATGATAAGTAATTTTCCAAATTTCATTTGTTAGTTATATGCAATTTAGGCTTCTCGTCAAGCACTTTATGCAGTAATTTCTTGGTTATCTCTATTTAATTAGTTTGCTCTTGATCTTGGGCCTTTTCAATTTTGGTTGAATAATCTTGGTAATGATTACTTTTTTAGCAGGGTGTTAATAGTAGAAAAGCCTCCCGTGGTAATGTGTTGCTCCAGTATAAGTCACCCTTCTCTAATGaagaacaagaggagagaagaaTGTCTGACTGGTCAGATTTCGCTCCAAGTGTTACATCTGCTGCTGATATCCAGGTATTACGTTCTTCAGATCATCTTTGCTAAGGTCCTATGAGAGAAAGGGGACAGACATTTTATCTAAGCACTTAGTATCCACATCTGCCTGGATATGATACATAATTTTCCAAATTTCACTTCTTAAATATATGCAACTTAGGCTTCTCGTCTCTTTAAGCGTAATTTTTGGATTATCTTTATGCAATTAATTTGTTCTTGCTCTTGAGCTTTTTCAATTTTAGTTGAGTGATCATGGTAATGATTACTATAAGTATCAGAAATCAGATTATCTGTCAGTTTGATATAAGATTCTCATTAGAACTTGACTAAACAATCTTCTTAGGACTCATTCATCAATTGTTCTGGTAGCTTGTCTGTATTCCATGCTGTGGACTTTAACTGCAACCAAGTTAATGGATTGTAATTCCTTAATTGTGTTCTTTCTTCAAAATAGTTAAAATGCAATTGCAAAATTATTTTATCCTCTGGCCGTGCTCCCTTTTCATTGTTTCCTTgtgtttttattatttctatcATCTTGTTAAATAATCTTTGACATGCTTTCTGTTATGCTCAGTTAAACAACTTGGCTATAGAACAAGATATTTATAATCTTAAGAGGGACTGCGAAGAGAAGGAGACGACAATAAATGAACTAACCACTCTGCTGAACTCTTCTGAGATTGCTAACAGAAAGGTAATATCTGTATTTTATCCTTTTTAAGTTGGAAATGGCTACTTCTTTTTCCCTTTTTCTAATATCATTTTTACTAATACTTAAAACAGAGGGTTGCTGAGTTAGAAGATGTTGTAGCAAAAAAGAACACAACAATCTCAAAGCTAAAGAAGGATATGGCTATTCTAGAACAAAAGGTACTATACATGTATTGTAGATATCAAAATATGTAGTGACCAATTTGACATTTGACAGATTTGGCACTTGGTTGTTTGACCAATTACTTTCAAATGCCCGAAATTTGGATTGTTATGAAAGTACATTACAATATCACATTACTTTTAGCTTTCAAAGCAACCAAAACAAGAAGGGTTTCTTATCTATAATTTCGAACTGCTTCTATATTAATACCTCTTTCAAAACTGACCACAGGTTATGCAGCTTACAAGGCTTCGTCGACCATCCTTCTCTGCaaatatttcaaatgaaattcaGCTGCCACAAATGAGAGATAACCTCATTTATGATATGGACAGCACTACCAGCCCCTCCTCTTCTGATTCTGATAGTTCTCCTGTCAACAATACACAAAA is part of the Vicia villosa cultivar HV-30 ecotype Madison, WI linkage group LG2, Vvil1.0, whole genome shotgun sequence genome and encodes:
- the LOC131648281 gene encoding uncharacterized protein LOC131648281 isoform X1 is translated as MNDSNRNATVSFPPFFVNRRRLSTSRVFSERSRPVSWEKPMAWISLQGRLVNADKASSARTIGGGLTDELAFAWNLFPPIHRFLIVAVIGAAASLSRSKKNREIFNLKKSIELRDQVLSSMQQKLDDLCEQLNSSKEDTVVAIDKLSIKDGELELEEAFGSKRIKFVDCGCWHCEEHSSLYNELTQDAISRKASSGNEVLQYKSPFSNEEQEERRMSDWSDLASSVTYAADIQQGVNSRKASRGNVLLQYKSPFSNEEQEERRMSDWSDFAPSVTSAADIQLNNLAIEQDIYNLKRDCEEKETTINELTTLLNSSEIANRKRVAELEDVVAKKNTTISKLKKDMAILEQKVMQLTRLRRPSFSANISNEIQLPQMRDNLIYDMDSTTSPSSSDSDSSPVNNTQNLCADAFLPNQDSDSTIDRTPMPAKNLNSSGTLIERRSQSRYASPLQEVPTYHKSNASCSSSQKQLSPRKDLKKSRRRSLTGTKTAGAHKRWV
- the LOC131648281 gene encoding uncharacterized protein LOC131648281 isoform X2, which encodes MNDSNRNATVSFPPFFVNRRRLSTSRVFSERSRPVSWEKPMAWISLQGRLVNADKASSARTIGGGLTDELAFAWNLFPPIHRFLIVAVIGAAASLSRSKKNREIFNLKKSIELRDQVLSSMQQKLDDLCEQLNSSKEDTVVAIDKLSIKDGELELEEAFGSKRIKFVDCGCWHCEEHSSLYNELTQDAISRKASSGNEVLQYKSPFSNEEQEERRMSDWSDLASSVTYAADIQGVNSRKASRGNVLLQYKSPFSNEEQEERRMSDWSDFAPSVTSAADIQLNNLAIEQDIYNLKRDCEEKETTINELTTLLNSSEIANRKRVAELEDVVAKKNTTISKLKKDMAILEQKVMQLTRLRRPSFSANISNEIQLPQMRDNLIYDMDSTTSPSSSDSDSSPVNNTQNLCADAFLPNQDSDSTIDRTPMPAKNLNSSGTLIERRSQSRYASPLQEVPTYHKSNASCSSSQKQLSPRKDLKKSRRRSLTGTKTAGAHKRWV
- the LOC131648281 gene encoding uncharacterized protein LOC131648281 isoform X3 yields the protein MNDSNRNATVSFPPFFVNRRRLSTSRVFSERSRPVSWEKPMAWISLQGRLVNADKASSARTIGGGLTDELAFAWNLFPPIHRFLIVAVIGAAASLSRSKKNREIFNLKKSIELRDQVLSSMQQKLDDLCEQLNSSKEDTVVAIDKLSIKDGELELEEAFGSKRIKFVDCGCWHCEEHSSLYNELTDAISRKASSGNEVLQYKSPFSNEEQEERRMSDWSDLASSVTYAADIQQGVNSRKASRGNVLLQYKSPFSNEEQEERRMSDWSDFAPSVTSAADIQLNNLAIEQDIYNLKRDCEEKETTINELTTLLNSSEIANRKRVAELEDVVAKKNTTISKLKKDMAILEQKVMQLTRLRRPSFSANISNEIQLPQMRDNLIYDMDSTTSPSSSDSDSSPVNNTQNLCADAFLPNQDSDSTIDRTPMPAKNLNSSGTLIERRSQSRYASPLQEVPTYHKSNASCSSSQKQLSPRKDLKKSRRRSLTGTKTAGAHKRWV